The proteins below come from a single Streptomyces sp. SCSIO 75703 genomic window:
- a CDS encoding sirohydrochlorin chelatase: protein MTTPPALLIAGHGTRDEAGAEAFRDFVRELGRRHPQSPVAGGFIELSPPPLGEAVADLVARGVRRFAAVPLMLVSAGHAKGDIPAALAREKERHPGITYTYGRPLGPHPSLLRVLERRFAEAVDPSWDPAEVTVLLVGRGSTDPDANAEVFKAARLLWEGRGYAGVETAFVSLARPDVPGGLDRCLRLGARRIVVLPYFLFTGILPDRVRRQTERWAAAHPEAEVRSADVIGPEPELLDLVWERYEEAVGGDLRMNCDSCVYRIALPGFEDKVGLPQQPHYHPDDDGGHHHGHHHGHGHAHSHAH from the coding sequence GTGACCACCCCGCCCGCCCTGCTCATCGCCGGCCACGGGACCCGGGACGAGGCCGGAGCCGAGGCGTTCCGCGACTTCGTCCGCGAACTGGGCCGCCGCCACCCCCAGTCGCCCGTCGCGGGCGGCTTCATCGAACTCTCCCCGCCGCCGCTGGGCGAGGCCGTCGCCGACCTGGTCGCGCGCGGTGTGCGCCGGTTCGCGGCCGTGCCGCTGATGCTGGTGTCCGCCGGGCACGCCAAGGGCGACATCCCGGCCGCGCTGGCCCGCGAGAAGGAACGCCACCCGGGCATCACGTACACCTACGGCCGGCCGCTGGGCCCGCACCCCTCGCTGCTGCGGGTGCTGGAGCGGCGGTTCGCCGAGGCGGTCGACCCGTCCTGGGACCCCGCCGAGGTGACCGTGCTGCTGGTCGGGCGCGGCTCGACCGATCCGGACGCCAACGCCGAGGTGTTCAAGGCGGCCCGGCTGCTGTGGGAGGGGCGCGGCTACGCCGGTGTGGAGACGGCGTTCGTGTCGCTGGCCCGGCCGGACGTGCCGGGCGGGCTGGACCGCTGCCTGCGGCTGGGCGCGCGGCGGATCGTGGTCCTGCCGTACTTCCTGTTCACCGGCATCCTGCCGGACCGGGTGCGGCGCCAGACCGAGAGGTGGGCCGCCGCCCACCCGGAGGCCGAGGTCCGCTCGGCGGACGTCATCGGGCCGGAGCCGGAACTCCTGGACCTGGTCTGGGAGCGGTACGAGGAGGCCGTCGGGGGCGACCTGCGGATGAACTGCGACAGTTGCGTCTACCGGATCGCGCTGCCCGGCTTCGAGGACAAGGTGGGGCTGCCGCAGCAGCCCCACTACCACCCCGACGACGACGGCGGTCACCACCACGGGCACCATCACGGCCATGGACACGCACACTCGCACGCGCACTGA
- a CDS encoding precorrin-8X methylmutase, protein MNRVVHPIEQESFRRLRARLDTSPLPPLTRAVVERVIHSAADLEYASDLVMDEADLVRAHAALHAGAPVVVDVEMVAAGITRRETVCRLRDAVAGPGLTRSAHAVRLAHEQVGPGALWVIGCAPTALEELLALDASPALVIGLPVGFVGAAESKAALRESGLPAVSNVSEKGGSAVAAAALNALLYHPAPDGTPSGKPEETL, encoded by the coding sequence GTGAACCGGGTGGTCCACCCCATCGAGCAGGAGTCCTTCCGGCGGCTGCGCGCCCGGCTGGACACCTCGCCCCTCCCGCCGCTGACCCGCGCGGTCGTCGAGCGGGTCATCCACTCCGCGGCCGACCTGGAGTACGCCTCCGACCTGGTCATGGACGAGGCCGACCTGGTGCGGGCGCACGCCGCGCTGCACGCCGGGGCGCCCGTCGTCGTGGACGTCGAGATGGTCGCGGCCGGCATCACCCGCCGGGAGACGGTGTGCCGGCTGCGGGACGCCGTCGCCGGCCCCGGGCTGACCCGCTCGGCGCACGCGGTGCGGCTCGCCCACGAGCAGGTCGGGCCGGGCGCCCTGTGGGTGATCGGCTGCGCGCCGACCGCCCTGGAGGAACTGCTCGCCCTGGACGCCTCCCCCGCGCTCGTGATCGGGCTGCCCGTCGGTTTCGTCGGCGCCGCCGAGTCCAAGGCCGCGCTGCGCGAGAGCGGGCTGCCCGCCGTCAGCAACGTGTCCGAGAAGGGCGGTTCGGCCGTGGCCGCCGCCGCGCTCAACGCCCTGTTGTACCACCCCGCTCCGGACGGCACCCCGTCCGGGAAACCCGAGGAGACCCTGTGA
- the cobJ gene encoding precorrin-3B C(17)-methyltransferase, producing the protein MIGLISATAAGAAARDRLAAAWPERTRVYEGPVADAVRTAFAECDGLVCFLATGAVVRLLAPLLDDKRTDPGVVCVDEGGRFAVSLAGGHAGGANDLARAVGEVLGARPVVTTATDAVGLPGLDTLGLPVEGDVAGVSRALLDGEPVVLRADVAWPLPPLPLAADGPYAIRLTDRLVTPAEREAVLRPPTLVVGVGGSRGVPADEVLDLVGEALADAGLCPASVAELATVDAKSEEPGIVAAAGRLGVPLVTHPAAELAGVEVPHPSEAPLAAVGTPSVAEAAALARGGELLVPKRKSRRADGRPAMATCAVVRRPVRGRLAVVGLGPGARDLLTPRAREELRRASVLVGLDQYVDQIRDLLRPGTRVLESGLGAEEERARTAVAEARRGQAVALIGSGDAGVYAMASPALAEASDDIDVVGVPGVTAALAAGAILGAPLGHDHVSISLSDLHTPWEVIERRVRAAAEADLVVTFYNPRSRGRDWQLPKALSVLAEHREPGTPVGVVRNASRADESSRLTTLAGLDPATVDMMTVVTVGNTATRRIAGRMVTPRGYRWQDGREGAR; encoded by the coding sequence GTGATCGGCCTGATTTCCGCCACCGCGGCGGGGGCGGCGGCCCGGGACCGGCTGGCCGCGGCCTGGCCGGAGCGCACCCGCGTCTACGAGGGCCCCGTCGCGGACGCCGTACGGACCGCGTTCGCCGAGTGCGACGGGCTCGTCTGCTTCCTCGCCACCGGGGCCGTCGTCCGGCTCCTGGCACCGCTGCTGGACGACAAGCGCACCGACCCGGGCGTGGTCTGCGTCGACGAGGGCGGCCGGTTCGCCGTCTCGCTGGCCGGCGGGCACGCCGGGGGCGCCAACGACCTGGCCCGCGCGGTCGGCGAGGTGCTGGGAGCACGGCCGGTGGTGACCACGGCGACGGACGCCGTCGGGCTGCCGGGCCTGGACACGCTCGGCCTGCCCGTCGAAGGGGACGTCGCCGGGGTCTCCCGGGCCCTGCTGGACGGCGAGCCGGTCGTCCTGCGGGCCGACGTGGCCTGGCCGCTGCCGCCGCTGCCGCTGGCCGCGGACGGGCCGTACGCGATCCGGCTGACCGACCGTCTGGTGACGCCGGCCGAGCGGGAGGCGGTGCTGCGCCCGCCGACACTGGTCGTCGGGGTCGGCGGCTCCCGGGGCGTGCCCGCCGACGAGGTGCTGGACCTGGTCGGCGAGGCCCTGGCCGACGCCGGGCTCTGCCCGGCCTCCGTCGCCGAACTGGCCACCGTCGACGCCAAGTCCGAGGAGCCCGGCATCGTCGCCGCCGCCGGACGGCTCGGCGTGCCCCTGGTGACCCACCCGGCCGCCGAACTGGCCGGCGTCGAGGTGCCCCACCCCTCCGAGGCGCCGCTGGCCGCCGTCGGCACGCCCTCGGTCGCCGAGGCCGCGGCGCTGGCCCGGGGCGGAGAACTCCTCGTGCCCAAGCGGAAGTCGCGGCGCGCCGACGGACGGCCCGCGATGGCCACCTGCGCGGTGGTCCGGCGGCCGGTGCGCGGCCGGCTCGCGGTGGTCGGTCTCGGGCCGGGCGCCCGGGACCTGCTCACCCCCCGCGCCCGCGAGGAGCTGCGGCGGGCCTCCGTCCTGGTCGGCCTCGACCAGTACGTGGACCAGATCCGCGACCTGCTGCGCCCCGGCACCCGGGTGCTGGAGTCCGGGCTCGGCGCCGAGGAGGAACGCGCCCGCACGGCCGTGGCCGAGGCCCGGCGCGGGCAGGCGGTCGCCCTGATCGGCAGCGGCGACGCGGGGGTGTACGCGATGGCCTCGCCCGCGCTGGCCGAGGCGTCCGACGACATCGACGTGGTCGGCGTGCCCGGTGTGACGGCGGCCCTGGCGGCCGGCGCGATCCTCGGGGCGCCGCTCGGCCACGACCACGTCTCCATCAGCCTGTCCGACCTGCACACGCCGTGGGAGGTCATCGAGCGGCGGGTGCGCGCGGCGGCCGAAGCCGACCTCGTCGTGACCTTCTACAACCCGCGCAGCCGGGGCCGCGACTGGCAGCTCCCGAAGGCGCTGTCGGTCCTCGCGGAACACCGGGAGCCCGGCACCCCGGTCGGTGTGGTGCGCAACGCCTCGCGCGCCGACGAGTCGAGCCGGCTGACGACGCTGGCCGGGCTCGACCCGGCGACGGTCGACATGATGACGGTCGTGACGGTGGGCAACACCGCGACCCGGCGGATCGCCGGGCGCATGGTGACCCCGCGCGGCTACCGCTGGCAGGACGGCCGGGAGGGGGCGCGGTGA
- a CDS encoding bifunctional cobalt-precorrin-7 (C(5))-methyltransferase/cobalt-precorrin-6B (C(15))-methyltransferase — MSARVTVVGTGVGAPADGVPAGTRLVVGGRRHLDAVPLPEGARRIVLGPLAPALDAIAEHVADGRPVVVLASGDPGFFGIVRALAERLGPERLDVRPGVSSVAAAFARAGLPWDDAVVASAHGRDPRTAANLCRAHPKVAVLTGPGAGPAELGAALGDLPRVLVVASALGTGAERVERVTPAEAAARDWGPAVNVVLCLDETRAVGTVRTVAGPARRPAGWALEETEFAHRDSMITKFEVRALALARLGPRPGDLVWDVGAGSGSVAVECARLGAAVTAVEKSPDGVARIGANAAAHGVTVHVVHGTAPGALAALDDPDAVFVGGGGRDLPAVVAACARRARRAVVVAVAALDRVPAARAALAGAGLECGGVLLQSSRLAPLPGDVTRLAAGNPVFLLWGLRPATPATTPRGRAAGDTDSEGVTQ; from the coding sequence GTGAGCGCGCGGGTCACCGTCGTCGGCACGGGCGTCGGGGCGCCGGCGGACGGTGTGCCGGCCGGGACGCGGCTCGTCGTGGGCGGCCGGCGCCACCTGGACGCCGTGCCGCTGCCCGAGGGGGCGCGGCGCATCGTCCTCGGCCCGCTCGCGCCCGCCCTGGACGCGATCGCGGAACACGTGGCCGACGGACGGCCGGTGGTGGTGCTGGCCTCGGGCGACCCCGGGTTCTTCGGGATCGTGCGGGCGCTGGCCGAACGGCTCGGTCCGGAGCGGCTGGACGTGCGGCCCGGGGTGTCGTCCGTCGCCGCCGCCTTCGCGCGGGCCGGGCTGCCCTGGGACGACGCGGTGGTGGCCAGCGCCCACGGGCGCGACCCGCGCACCGCGGCCAACCTGTGCCGCGCGCATCCCAAGGTGGCCGTGCTGACCGGGCCCGGCGCCGGCCCCGCCGAGCTGGGCGCCGCCCTCGGGGACCTGCCCCGGGTCCTGGTCGTCGCCTCGGCGCTCGGCACCGGCGCGGAGCGCGTGGAGCGGGTGACGCCCGCCGAGGCCGCCGCCCGGGACTGGGGGCCGGCGGTGAACGTCGTGCTGTGCCTGGACGAGACGCGCGCGGTGGGCACCGTCCGGACGGTCGCGGGGCCGGCCCGGCGGCCGGCCGGATGGGCTCTGGAGGAGACGGAGTTCGCCCACCGCGACTCGATGATCACCAAGTTCGAGGTGCGGGCGCTGGCGCTGGCCCGGCTCGGCCCGCGCCCCGGCGACCTGGTGTGGGACGTCGGCGCCGGCTCCGGGTCGGTGGCGGTGGAGTGCGCCCGCCTCGGCGCCGCCGTCACCGCCGTCGAGAAGAGCCCGGACGGCGTCGCCCGGATCGGCGCCAACGCCGCCGCGCACGGCGTCACGGTCCACGTGGTGCACGGCACGGCGCCCGGGGCGCTCGCCGCGCTGGACGACCCGGACGCGGTGTTCGTCGGCGGCGGCGGGCGGGATCTGCCCGCGGTCGTCGCGGCCTGCGCCCGGCGGGCCCGGCGCGCGGTGGTCGTCGCCGTGGCCGCGCTGGACCGCGTCCCGGCGGCGCGCGCGGCGCTGGCGGGGGCCGGGCTGGAGTGCGGCGGGGTGCTGCTCCAGTCCTCCCGGCTGGCGCCGCTGCCCGGGGACGTGACGCGGCTCGCCGCCGGCAACCCGGTCTTCCTGCTGTGGGGCCTGCGCCCCGCCACCCCCGCCACCACCCCCCGCGGCCGGGCCGCCGGGGACACCGACAGTGAAGGAGTGACCCAGTGA
- a CDS encoding ZIP family metal transporter, with protein MAVFVALGAFLMTLAGGWTAQRVTDRRHLVLGLAGGLMLGVAGLDLLPEALEAADGEVFGVPTALLLFVAGFLLAHLGERLLAARRAAHGADEAGRHSPEVGLTAAAAMVGHSAMDGVAIGAAFQVGGGMGAAVATAVVAHDFADGFNTYTLTSLYGNARRRAVAMLAADAVAPVLGAASTLLFSIPQAALGGYLGLFGGVLLYLAAAEILPEAHHEHPARSTLLCTVAGAAFIWLVVGVAD; from the coding sequence ATGGCGGTCTTCGTCGCGCTCGGCGCGTTCCTGATGACGCTGGCCGGCGGCTGGACGGCCCAGCGGGTGACCGACCGGCGCCACCTGGTCCTCGGACTGGCCGGCGGCCTGATGCTGGGCGTGGCCGGCCTCGACCTGCTGCCGGAGGCGCTGGAGGCCGCGGACGGCGAGGTGTTCGGCGTGCCCACGGCGCTGCTGCTCTTCGTCGCCGGGTTCCTCCTCGCCCATCTGGGCGAACGCCTGCTCGCCGCGCGGCGAGCCGCGCACGGGGCGGACGAGGCCGGGCGGCACTCGCCCGAGGTGGGGCTGACGGCCGCCGCCGCGATGGTCGGGCACAGCGCGATGGACGGGGTGGCGATCGGCGCCGCCTTCCAGGTGGGCGGCGGCATGGGGGCGGCCGTGGCGACCGCCGTGGTGGCCCACGACTTCGCGGACGGCTTCAACACCTACACACTGACGAGCCTGTACGGCAACGCCCGCCGCCGGGCGGTCGCCATGCTGGCCGCCGACGCCGTCGCGCCGGTGCTGGGTGCCGCGTCCACGCTGCTCTTCAGCATCCCGCAGGCGGCGCTCGGCGGGTATCTCGGCCTCTTCGGCGGGGTGCTGCTCTACCTCGCCGCCGCCGAGATCCTGCCCGAGGCCCACCACGAGCACCCGGCCCGCTCGACCCTGCTGTGCACGGTGGCGGGGGCCGCGTTCATCTGGCTGGTGGTGGGCGTCGCCGACTGA
- the cobI gene encoding precorrin-2 C(20)-methyltransferase — MSSTLIGVGVGPGDPGLVTVKGVEALRAADVVVVPVMDTGERGRAEATVLHYVPAEKLVRVVFALNERGDRARREAAWDAAGERVAALLRAHPRVAFATIGDPNVYSTFTYLAQTVGALVPSAVVETVPGITAMQDLAARSGAVLTEGTEPLTLVPVTAGAAVLREALEGPGTVVAYKFGRQAAEVAEALRETGRLEDAVWGSALGLPEESVRPAAELDGGPLPYLSTLIAPARRTDGRGGKL, encoded by the coding sequence ATGAGCAGCACGCTGATCGGGGTCGGGGTCGGCCCGGGGGACCCCGGACTGGTCACGGTGAAGGGGGTCGAGGCGCTGCGCGCGGCGGACGTCGTGGTCGTCCCGGTGATGGACACCGGGGAACGCGGCCGGGCCGAGGCGACCGTACTGCACTACGTGCCCGCCGAGAAGCTCGTACGGGTGGTGTTCGCCCTCAACGAGCGCGGCGACCGGGCCCGGCGCGAGGCGGCGTGGGACGCGGCCGGGGAGCGCGTGGCCGCACTGCTGCGCGCCCACCCGCGGGTCGCCTTCGCCACCATCGGCGACCCCAACGTGTACTCCACCTTCACCTACCTCGCCCAGACCGTCGGCGCCCTGGTGCCCTCCGCCGTGGTGGAGACCGTGCCCGGCATCACCGCCATGCAGGACCTCGCCGCCCGCTCGGGCGCCGTGCTGACCGAGGGCACCGAGCCGCTGACCCTGGTGCCGGTGACGGCCGGGGCGGCCGTGCTCCGGGAGGCGCTGGAGGGGCCGGGGACGGTCGTCGCCTACAAGTTCGGCCGGCAGGCGGCCGAGGTCGCCGAGGCGCTGCGGGAGACCGGCCGGCTGGAGGACGCCGTGTGGGGCTCGGCGCTCGGGCTGCCGGAGGAGTCCGTCCGCCCCGCCGCCGAACTGGACGGCGGCCCGCTGCCCTACCTGTCGACGCTGATCGCGCCGGCCCGGCGCACGGACGGGCGGGGCGGCAAGCTGTGA
- a CDS encoding cobyrinate a,c-diamide synthase gives MTSAPPRLVVAAPSSGSGKTTVATGLMAAFAARGLAVSPHKVGPDYIDPGYHALATGRPGRNLDAYLCGPGLIGPLFLHGARGCDLAVVEGVMGLYDGAAGEGELASTAQVATVLRAPVVLVVDASAQSRSVAALVHGFASWDPRVRIGGVILNKVGSDRHEALLREALDASGVPVLGVLRRTPQAATPARHLGLVPVAERREAAVAAVAAMGAQVAAGCDLDALAALARSAGPLPGPAWDPGPAAPADGAAATGGAPVVAVAGGPAFTFSYAEHAELLTAAGAEVAVVDPLRDEALPEGTRGLVVGGGFPEVYAAELSANAPLRAAVAALAGSGAPVAAECAGLLYLCRELDGLPLCGVLDASARMSRRLTLGYRDAVALGDSVLAPAGTRMRGHEFHRAVVEPGAGPLPAWGLRTPERRVEGFVRGGVHASFLHTHWASEPGVARRFVERCRTS, from the coding sequence GTGACGTCCGCGCCGCCCCGGCTGGTCGTCGCCGCGCCCTCCTCGGGCAGCGGCAAGACCACCGTGGCCACGGGGCTGATGGCCGCGTTCGCCGCGCGGGGGCTCGCCGTGTCCCCGCACAAGGTGGGACCGGACTACATCGACCCCGGCTACCACGCGCTCGCCACCGGGCGGCCGGGGCGCAACCTCGACGCCTACCTGTGCGGGCCCGGCCTGATCGGGCCGCTGTTCCTGCACGGGGCACGGGGCTGCGACCTCGCCGTCGTCGAGGGCGTGATGGGGCTGTACGACGGCGCCGCCGGGGAGGGCGAACTGGCCTCCACCGCGCAGGTCGCCACCGTGCTGCGGGCACCCGTCGTACTCGTCGTGGACGCCTCGGCCCAGTCGCGGTCGGTGGCGGCGCTGGTGCACGGCTTCGCCTCCTGGGACCCGCGGGTGCGGATCGGCGGCGTGATCCTCAACAAGGTCGGCTCCGACCGGCACGAGGCGCTGCTGCGGGAGGCGCTGGACGCCTCCGGGGTGCCGGTGCTCGGTGTGCTGCGCCGCACCCCGCAGGCCGCGACACCCGCCCGGCACCTGGGCCTGGTGCCGGTCGCCGAGCGGCGGGAGGCCGCCGTGGCGGCGGTGGCCGCGATGGGCGCCCAGGTGGCCGCGGGCTGCGACCTGGACGCGCTCGCCGCGCTCGCCCGGAGCGCAGGTCCGCTGCCGGGCCCGGCCTGGGACCCGGGGCCGGCGGCGCCCGCCGACGGCGCGGCGGCGACGGGCGGGGCGCCGGTGGTCGCCGTGGCCGGCGGGCCCGCGTTCACCTTCTCCTACGCCGAGCACGCCGAACTGCTCACCGCCGCCGGCGCCGAGGTCGCCGTCGTCGACCCGCTGCGCGACGAGGCACTGCCCGAGGGCACCCGCGGGCTCGTCGTCGGCGGCGGCTTTCCCGAGGTGTACGCCGCCGAACTCTCCGCCAACGCGCCGCTGCGCGCGGCCGTCGCCGCCCTCGCCGGGAGCGGGGCCCCGGTCGCCGCCGAGTGCGCCGGGCTGCTCTACCTGTGCCGGGAGCTGGACGGGCTCCCGCTGTGCGGCGTCCTGGACGCCTCCGCCCGCATGTCGCGGCGGCTGACGCTGGGCTACCGCGACGCCGTGGCCCTCGGCGACAGCGTCCTCGCCCCGGCCGGTACGCGGATGCGGGGCCACGAGTTCCACCGCGCCGTCGTCGAGCCGGGCGCCGGGCCCCTTCCCGCCTGGGGCCTGCGCACCCCCGAGCGGCGCGTCGAGGGCTTCGTGCGGGGCGGCGTGCACGCGAGTTTTCTGCACACCCACTGGGCGTCCGAGCCCGGTGTGGCCCGTCGGTTCGTGGAGAGGTGCCGGACGTCATGA
- the cobO gene encoding cob(I)yrinic acid a,c-diamide adenosyltransferase, which yields MPKGQPSVVPDDGLTTRQRRNRPLVVVHTGAGKGKSTAAFGLALRAWNQGWPIGVFQFVKSAKWKVGEEHALRVLGASGEGGTVDWHKMGEGWSWVQRDAQTDNEDKAREGWEQVKRDLAAETYRLYVLDEFAYPMHWGWVDTDEVVEVLRTRPGTQHVVITGRNAPGKLVDLADLVTDMSKVKHPMDAGQKGQRGIEW from the coding sequence ATGCCGAAGGGACAGCCGAGTGTGGTGCCGGACGACGGCCTGACGACCCGTCAGCGGCGCAACCGCCCGCTGGTGGTGGTGCACACCGGGGCCGGCAAGGGCAAGTCGACGGCCGCCTTCGGGCTGGCGCTGCGCGCCTGGAACCAGGGGTGGCCGATCGGGGTGTTCCAGTTCGTCAAGTCGGCCAAGTGGAAGGTGGGCGAGGAGCACGCGCTGCGGGTGCTCGGCGCCTCCGGCGAGGGCGGCACCGTCGACTGGCACAAGATGGGCGAGGGCTGGTCGTGGGTGCAGCGCGACGCCCAGACGGACAACGAGGACAAGGCCCGCGAGGGCTGGGAGCAGGTCAAGCGGGACCTGGCCGCGGAGACGTACCGGCTGTACGTGCTCGACGAGTTCGCCTACCCGATGCACTGGGGCTGGGTCGACACCGACGAGGTCGTGGAGGTGCTGCGGACCCGTCCCGGCACCCAGCACGTGGTGATCACCGGCCGGAACGCGCCGGGGAAGCTGGTGGACCTCGCCGACCTGGTGACCGACATGTCGAAGGTCAAGCACCCGATGGACGCCGGGCAGAAGGGCCAGAGGGGCATCGAGTGGTGA
- a CDS encoding putative cobaltochelatase, with translation MTTPFPFTAVVGQDDLRLALLLNAVSPAVGGVLVRGEKGTAKSTAVRALSALLPRVGVVPGCRFSCDPASPDPACPDGPHAPDAGGEDRPARMVELPVGASEDRLVGALDIERALAEGVKAFEPGLLADAHRGILYVDEVNLLHDHLVDLLLDAAAMGSSYVEREGVSVRHAARFLLVGTMNPEEGELRPQLLDRFGLTVEVTASREPEERVEVVRRRLAHDDDPAAFAARWAGEEAAVRERIAAARALLPAVRLGDGALRQIAATCAAFEVDGMRADIVMARTATALAAWAGRTDVLAEDVRQAALLALPHRRRRNPFDAPGLDEEKLDETLEQYAGPEPDRSEGDGGDGGDGDDDPDPGPGGPGGQPEPEDGPGDGDAGGRAGSPADAPDTPDGEPRPSGAGERAPVGAAEPFRTRVLHVPGIGEGAAGRRSRARTEQGRTTGARRPRGALTRLHLAATVRAAAPHQRARGRSGPGLVVRRDDLRQAVREGRESNLVLFVVDASGSMAARQRMGAVKGAVLSLLLDAYQRRDKVGLVTFRGSAAEVALPPTSSVDAAAVRLESLPTGGRTPLAAGLLRAHEVLRVERLRDPARRALIVVVTDGRATGGVEPLVLASRAARLFAAEGTASVVVDCESGPVRLGLAARLADDLGGAAVTLEELRADTVAGLVRDVRDAGTRRAA, from the coding sequence GTGACCACCCCGTTCCCGTTCACGGCCGTCGTGGGTCAGGACGACCTGCGACTGGCCCTGCTGCTCAACGCCGTGAGCCCCGCGGTCGGCGGAGTCCTCGTGCGGGGCGAGAAGGGCACCGCGAAGAGCACGGCGGTGCGCGCCCTGTCCGCGCTGCTGCCGCGGGTCGGCGTCGTGCCCGGCTGCCGCTTCTCCTGCGACCCCGCCTCCCCCGACCCCGCCTGCCCGGACGGGCCGCACGCGCCGGACGCCGGCGGGGAGGACCGCCCGGCGCGGATGGTGGAGCTGCCCGTCGGTGCCTCCGAGGACCGGCTGGTGGGCGCCCTCGACATCGAGCGGGCCCTCGCCGAGGGCGTCAAGGCGTTCGAGCCGGGGCTCCTCGCCGACGCCCACCGGGGCATCCTCTACGTCGACGAGGTCAACCTGCTCCACGACCACCTGGTCGACCTGCTGCTGGACGCCGCCGCGATGGGCTCCTCCTACGTCGAGCGCGAGGGTGTCTCCGTCCGGCACGCGGCGCGTTTCCTGCTGGTCGGCACCATGAACCCGGAGGAGGGCGAGCTGCGGCCGCAGCTCCTGGACCGGTTCGGGCTGACCGTCGAGGTCACCGCCTCCCGGGAGCCCGAGGAGCGGGTCGAGGTGGTCCGCCGCCGCCTCGCCCACGACGACGATCCGGCCGCCTTCGCCGCGCGCTGGGCCGGCGAGGAGGCGGCCGTACGGGAGCGGATCGCGGCGGCCCGCGCCCTGCTGCCGGCGGTGCGGCTGGGCGACGGGGCGCTGCGGCAGATCGCGGCGACCTGTGCCGCCTTCGAGGTGGACGGCATGCGCGCCGACATCGTGATGGCGCGGACGGCGACGGCGCTGGCGGCCTGGGCGGGGCGCACCGACGTGCTCGCCGAGGACGTGCGGCAGGCGGCGCTGCTCGCCCTGCCGCACCGGCGGCGCCGCAACCCGTTCGACGCGCCGGGGCTGGACGAGGAGAAGCTCGACGAGACGCTGGAGCAGTACGCCGGTCCGGAGCCGGACCGCTCCGAAGGCGACGGCGGCGACGGCGGGGACGGCGACGACGATCCCGATCCGGGGCCCGGCGGTCCCGGCGGGCAGCCGGAGCCGGAGGACGGCCCCGGCGACGGGGACGCCGGCGGCCGTGCCGGCTCCCCGGCGGACGCGCCGGACACGCCGGACGGCGAGCCCCGGCCCTCCGGCGCCGGGGAACGGGCCCCGGTGGGCGCCGCCGAGCCGTTCCGCACCCGGGTGCTGCACGTGCCCGGCATCGGCGAGGGCGCCGCGGGGCGCCGGTCGCGGGCGCGGACCGAGCAGGGCCGCACCACCGGGGCCCGGCGGCCCCGGGGGGCGCTGACCAGGCTGCACCTGGCGGCGACCGTGCGGGCGGCGGCGCCGCACCAGCGGGCGCGGGGCCGGTCGGGCCCCGGGCTGGTGGTGCGGCGGGACGACCTGCGGCAGGCGGTGCGCGAGGGACGCGAGTCCAACCTGGTGCTGTTCGTGGTCGACGCCTCCGGGTCGATGGCGGCGCGGCAGCGGATGGGCGCCGTCAAGGGCGCCGTGCTGTCGCTGCTGCTCGACGCCTACCAGCGGCGCGACAAGGTGGGCCTGGTGACCTTCCGCGGCTCGGCCGCCGAGGTGGCGCTGCCGCCGACCTCGTCGGTGGACGCGGCGGCGGTCCGGCTGGAGTCGCTGCCGACCGGCGGGCGGACGCCGCTCGCCGCCGGGCTGCTGCGGGCCCACGAGGTGCTGCGGGTGGAGCGGCTGCGCGATCCGGCCCGCCGGGCGCTGATCGTGGTCGTGACCGACGGCCGGGCCACCGGCGGCGTCGAACCGCTCGTGCTCGCCTCGCGGGCGGCGCGGCTGTTCGCCGCCGAGGGCACCGCGTCGGTCGTCGTGGACTGCGAGTCGGGTCCGGTGCGGCTCGGGCTGGCCGCCCGGCTCGCGGACGATCTGGGCGGTGCCGCGGTGACGCTGGAGGAGTTGCGCGCGGACACCGTCGCCGGGCTGGTCAGGGATGTGCGGGACGCCGGGACGAGGAGGGCCGCGTAA